One stretch of Prosthecobacter debontii DNA includes these proteins:
- a CDS encoding choice-of-anchor I family protein, whose translation MKRLFKSIPLALCSLALTLGGLASSAQAQLILTEVQSNQSAGAPTGKNDYWELTNFGGTTVDLTGYSWHDSGKNGTTAATYALASGASIGPYESVIFTNTDPAVFRTWWGLPSYVKVFKPTGGLSAPGLGGDDGVSFFDNAGNMLFYFSYASGGFTRENGSSSTGGHAGPSGGAPSSGADFVALVWVPSSGVSSPRYTNATGSNYGSFQAAVGTDLGSPGKVGLPLEVDLSSYIRIGRYDLPEPTRSTPPNGINLLAQEASAVTYNWDTDTLFITADGGTSIVQVTKTGALVDTMTLATGSSPQGTDFYDPEGITYIGNNQFVMSEERDRQLVLFTYAAGTTLSRSGAKTVKIGTFVPNTGTEGLSYDPQTGGFICLKEIDPIGIFQTNVDFEAGTATNGSPTTESSTNLFDPALLGMLDVADVFALSNLPSLNGRAQSGNLLVLSQESASIVNVDRSGNISSRLNIQSDVGNPLTAAAQQHEGITMDRNGLIYVVSENGGGDADHPQLWVYAPSSVPNQAPTAVALNNAVTSLPETTNTGSRVKVADISITDDGLGTNVISLTGADAADFEVVAGALYIKAGTVLDYETKTSYSLTVEVDDASVGTTTPDASVNYTLAITDVEIETPMLPAIIISEVAPWSSGSSPVGADWFELTNTSSSSVDITGWKVDDDSASFASAIALSGITSIAPGESVIFIESSTPTDTASLFLSTWFGGSPPAGLQIGTYSGSGIGLSTGGDQVNVYDGSGVLQSSVTFGSSPTGPFPTFNNAAGLTSARITTMSVVGVNDAFTAANDSDAVGSPGTVGKLFISEVAPWSSGVAPLNADWFEVTNHTAHAIDLTGWKMDDSSESPAAAVALNGVTTIAPGESVIFIETTDLPTAKAAFLNLWFGSNPPAELQVGGYTGSGVGLGTSSDAVNLYDSTNVLRAKVFFGASPSGPELASFDNAIALNNAGISTLSVAGVNGAFVATNNSNLTASPGVAELASPALALMVSVTPGSFSESASNPAATGTVTRTGSTLNDLVVNLASNDDSEAVVPATVTILSGNASATFDVTAVNDNYPDGDKVATITATASGADAGTFDVTVTDDGDASPGYKLLLTEIHSNPTSSGSADYWELTNAGSSTVDLSNWKWTDSARTFASGVTIPNGTSIAAGESIILTAMDAASFRSWWAINESVQVITNVAAPGLGQNDGITLYDNGRNEILFFSYAGGAFTQSSGSPSAGGHAGPSGGGAAAQALVLDPGFGTDTPRYTAATVGTFGAFASSINPADIGSPGNTGLSSAPTDELTLVIAPDTFSESAANPAATGTVTRTGSTTAELVVNLSSSDLTEATVPATVTILAGESSATFEVSAVNDSFPDGDKGVTLTAAAADLSSGIDTVTVTDDGDVITTKLVLTEIQSNQSETTPGDVSDYWELTNFGTEAVDLAGYGWHDSGRSAATAASYVLPGGSTIDAGESVIFTTASPTAFRAWWGLDETVKVFQTIGAPGLGQNDGVSLFESGGNELFFFSYAASGFTREDGNASVGGHAGPSAGGSADSVALIWVPTSGTESPRYTAATGSNYGSFQAAVGTDLGSPGRTVAPPSPTVTQGPLKLARVSTLHLAGAEISAYDAASKRVFVTSSSGLQVVDITNPAVPHLLETLTFTDAPVSLNSSDVTSVDVFNGIVAVAVPNADKTQRGHVVFLNAADSSFISKVQVGYLPDQVTFSPDGRKVLTADEGEYQLGGTDPNPGTVSIIDVSAGFEAPTVATADFTAFDAQAAALKAAGVRIFEESSVLRLPSLDFEPEYVAVSPDSTKAMVTLQEANAVAILDIATATFTDVLPLGEKDFSTLLADFSDRDGPSSSNLINLTTGNPVFGLYMPDSISSFKAGGQTYYVIANEGDDRNDFLTSPTETTTVGNAGYVLDPTVFPNAAELKNTAKMGRLTVSNSPGLRGDTDNDGDVDRILMYGARSFSILDAEGNMIYDSGDDIETTMAAIGAPQFDDARSDNKGPEPEGIEIGVIDGRTYAFVGLERHRTIIIYDVTNPASVTRAGLVSFPDDLNPEGIQFIPAAKSPNGIPMIAVTNESSNTLTFFSVQSANFTLQVLHLADAEAGLLAAETAPHLAALVDAFDDQYDNTLILAGGDNFIPSPFLNAGTDPSLNNVPGIGSTAFARPDIAIHNFIGVEASAIGNHEWDLGTAVFTGAIAPAGAWGGALFPHISLNLDFSGDSAANARFTDIPLDGTTSLIPEAELSNGRIVPTAVIVKGGEKIGIVGVTTQLIESISSPSGTEVKGFPTGTGANGETDNIDLLANQVQPYVNELIAEGVNKIILLSHLQQLSNERSLATKLHGVDIILAAGSNTRLGDADDVAVAFPGHSANFADTYPIITAGTDTKTTLIVNTDNEFTYLGRLGVEFDENGEIILESVTDRVGTNGAYASTAANVAAAWNVSEDDLSTTAFASGTKGAAVKAITDAVQAVINAKDGMVYGYTNVYLEGERNFVRSEETNFGSMSADANAVLLRDRIDSAIPIVSLKNGGGIRAQIGAVSSAGGSSVKLPPPANPAVGKAEGGISQLDIENALRFNNRLMTFETTPQGLKAILEHGVALWPNQGRFPQVGGVAFAWDPDLPANSRVVSIALIDESNKIKVTLYKNGTYNPSAPAVIQMVTLNFLANNGDGYPMKANGSNFRYLLEDGSLGPIIANEELDFTVTPQLPANALGEQKTLADYLTSRHATPATAYNLADTPAFGDFRIQNLNFRMDTVVPFEVAQDSDGDGISDNDELAAGTNPNASDTDGDGISDADEIAFGTHPAAMLRVGDVVSMNLSSLLEDEDHVLALVGKLPGGLVFNATNNTITGKVTGAPGSYALQFMEKDGKVIVGSDALTLNVLAFPAVLLGGYESLLETEEGQPQGLLRMTVSGAGSYSAALEYAGTTRRSTKGSFALTQGSSTAEVELTFKAAKNVPALTATVEIDTQSPLTSGSYEAGAVTGTQRGFRLTAKNANPPVAQKIVTAFDAGEQDGIAYPAGIGWAKGSVSKTGVIKVKGLLGDAQSVTLSVNLSATGQALLWAQPYKNKASYIGGVVTLGNLGQPLNLPQRLPEGLEWFKAADSKELSYPAGFAEPLEVTAKVSRFAPTRTATELATSLGLTNSLMEVEIFGSGLSNAAPNDSPVLPTQFTLDSKFKLTATTTAPVSWTGSVAKADGGFTGTFSLPAGEENLAGKAATTGVLLQDESFEETVGAGLIKVPVAGAKKAFRTAALILEQ comes from the coding sequence ATGAAACGTCTCTTCAAAAGCATCCCTCTTGCCTTGTGCAGCCTAGCGCTGACCCTCGGAGGCCTCGCCTCGAGTGCGCAGGCGCAATTGATCCTCACCGAGGTGCAGTCTAACCAATCCGCAGGAGCACCTACCGGTAAGAACGACTATTGGGAACTGACCAATTTTGGTGGCACCACCGTGGATCTAACCGGCTACAGTTGGCATGACAGCGGTAAGAATGGAACAACAGCGGCGACCTATGCTTTGGCGTCCGGTGCAAGTATTGGCCCCTATGAATCCGTGATTTTCACCAATACGGATCCAGCGGTGTTCAGAACATGGTGGGGCTTGCCTTCTTATGTGAAGGTCTTCAAACCCACGGGTGGTCTCTCAGCTCCAGGTCTGGGCGGTGACGATGGGGTGTCGTTTTTCGACAATGCGGGGAATATGCTGTTCTATTTCAGCTATGCTTCGGGAGGATTTACACGTGAAAATGGCTCTTCTTCCACAGGCGGACATGCAGGCCCTTCTGGAGGTGCGCCATCGTCAGGAGCGGATTTTGTCGCTTTGGTCTGGGTGCCTTCCAGCGGCGTTTCGTCCCCTCGCTACACCAATGCGACCGGGAGCAATTACGGTAGCTTCCAGGCGGCTGTCGGCACGGATCTCGGATCGCCAGGCAAGGTGGGTTTGCCTCTCGAGGTGGATCTTTCCTCCTACATCCGGATCGGCCGCTACGACCTGCCTGAGCCGACTCGCTCGACACCACCGAATGGCATCAACCTCTTGGCTCAAGAAGCCTCTGCGGTGACTTATAACTGGGATACCGATACCCTCTTCATCACAGCGGATGGCGGCACATCGATTGTGCAAGTCACCAAGACGGGTGCGTTGGTGGACACCATGACGCTCGCGACTGGCAGCAGCCCGCAAGGCACGGATTTCTACGATCCGGAAGGGATCACTTACATCGGTAACAATCAGTTTGTCATGAGTGAAGAGCGGGATCGCCAGCTCGTTCTGTTCACCTACGCTGCAGGCACGACTCTCTCTCGTAGTGGGGCCAAGACCGTGAAGATTGGCACCTTCGTTCCCAATACGGGCACCGAAGGTTTATCCTACGACCCCCAGACTGGTGGTTTCATCTGCCTGAAGGAAATCGATCCGATTGGGATCTTCCAAACCAATGTTGATTTCGAGGCAGGCACCGCGACCAACGGCTCGCCGACCACGGAGAGTTCCACGAACCTTTTCGATCCGGCCTTGCTCGGCATGCTGGATGTGGCGGATGTCTTTGCTCTTTCGAATTTGCCTTCGCTCAATGGTCGTGCGCAATCCGGCAACCTGCTGGTGCTGAGCCAAGAATCCGCGAGCATCGTCAATGTGGATCGCTCCGGCAATATCAGCAGCAGGCTCAATATCCAAAGTGATGTAGGCAACCCACTGACGGCTGCGGCCCAGCAGCATGAGGGCATCACGATGGACCGCAATGGCCTCATCTATGTCGTGAGTGAAAACGGCGGTGGTGATGCGGATCATCCGCAGCTCTGGGTTTACGCGCCGTCTTCGGTGCCGAACCAAGCGCCAACCGCCGTGGCTTTGAACAATGCGGTGACAAGTCTTCCCGAAACCACGAATACCGGGAGTCGTGTGAAGGTGGCGGACATCTCGATCACTGATGACGGCCTTGGCACGAACGTGATCTCCCTAACCGGTGCTGATGCTGCAGATTTCGAAGTCGTAGCGGGTGCGCTTTACATCAAAGCCGGCACCGTTTTGGACTATGAGACCAAGACCAGCTACAGCCTCACTGTTGAGGTGGATGATGCCAGTGTTGGAACCACAACCCCAGATGCGAGCGTCAATTATACTTTGGCAATCACCGATGTGGAAATCGAGACGCCGATGCTCCCAGCGATCATCATTTCCGAAGTGGCTCCTTGGTCCAGCGGTAGCAGCCCGGTAGGTGCCGATTGGTTTGAGCTCACCAACACAAGTTCCTCGTCTGTGGACATCACGGGCTGGAAGGTGGATGACGATTCGGCTTCCTTCGCCAGTGCCATCGCCCTCAGCGGTATTACCAGCATCGCTCCGGGAGAGTCCGTGATCTTTATCGAGAGTTCGACACCGACCGACACAGCGAGCTTGTTCCTGTCCACCTGGTTCGGTGGGAGTCCCCCAGCCGGTCTGCAAATTGGCACCTACAGCGGTAGCGGCATTGGCCTCAGCACGGGTGGAGATCAGGTGAATGTCTATGATGGCTCCGGCGTGCTTCAAAGCAGCGTGACCTTTGGCAGTTCTCCAACGGGTCCTTTCCCGACCTTTAATAACGCGGCCGGGCTGACCAGCGCAAGGATCACGACGATGAGCGTCGTTGGTGTGAATGATGCCTTTACGGCAGCGAATGATTCGGATGCTGTGGGTTCTCCTGGGACCGTGGGTAAGTTGTTTATCTCCGAAGTGGCTCCTTGGTCGAGCGGTGTCGCACCGCTGAATGCCGACTGGTTCGAAGTGACCAATCACACGGCTCATGCGATTGACCTCACAGGCTGGAAGATGGATGACAGCTCGGAATCTCCAGCAGCGGCTGTGGCGTTGAACGGGGTGACCACCATCGCTCCAGGTGAGTCCGTGATCTTCATTGAGACGACCGACCTGCCGACAGCTAAAGCGGCGTTCCTCAACCTTTGGTTCGGCAGCAATCCTCCGGCTGAACTCCAGGTGGGTGGTTATACCGGATCTGGCGTGGGCTTGGGAACGAGCTCGGATGCGGTGAACCTCTATGACAGCACCAATGTCCTGCGGGCGAAGGTCTTCTTTGGCGCTTCACCGAGCGGGCCTGAACTGGCCAGCTTTGACAATGCGATCGCTTTAAACAATGCAGGAATCAGCACCCTGAGCGTGGCAGGTGTGAACGGTGCCTTTGTAGCGACCAACAACAGCAATTTGACCGCTTCTCCCGGTGTTGCTGAACTGGCCAGTCCTGCCTTGGCTCTGATGGTGAGTGTGACTCCCGGCTCCTTCTCCGAGAGCGCCAGCAATCCCGCCGCCACAGGCACGGTCACACGCACTGGCAGCACTTTGAATGACTTGGTCGTGAACCTCGCTTCCAATGACGACTCCGAAGCTGTCGTGCCAGCAACGGTGACCATCCTTTCCGGCAATGCCTCCGCCACCTTTGATGTCACCGCCGTGAACGATAACTACCCGGACGGCGATAAAGTCGCCACGATCACGGCGACCGCCAGTGGAGCCGACGCAGGCACCTTTGACGTGACCGTGACTGATGATGGTGATGCATCCCCTGGATACAAGCTGCTGCTGACCGAGATTCACTCCAACCCGACTAGCTCTGGTTCGGCTGATTACTGGGAGCTGACGAATGCCGGTTCCTCGACTGTGGATCTGAGCAACTGGAAGTGGACGGACAGCGCCCGCACTTTCGCCAGCGGAGTGACGATCCCTAACGGCACCTCGATTGCGGCTGGTGAATCCATCATCCTCACCGCTATGGATGCCGCGAGCTTCCGCTCCTGGTGGGCCATTAATGAATCCGTGCAAGTCATCACGAACGTTGCTGCACCTGGGCTTGGCCAAAACGATGGCATCACGCTCTATGACAATGGCCGGAACGAGATTCTGTTCTTCAGCTATGCCGGGGGTGCTTTCACCCAATCGAGCGGCAGCCCATCCGCAGGTGGTCACGCAGGCCCATCCGGTGGTGGTGCTGCTGCTCAGGCGCTTGTGCTTGATCCTGGATTCGGCACCGACACTCCTCGCTATACAGCCGCCACGGTGGGCACCTTTGGGGCTTTTGCTTCGAGCATCAATCCGGCGGATATCGGTTCCCCTGGCAATACCGGTTTGAGCTCCGCTCCGACGGATGAGTTGACCTTGGTCATCGCTCCAGACACCTTTTCCGAAAGCGCCGCTAACCCTGCGGCCACAGGGACGGTAACGCGCACCGGTAGCACCACGGCTGAGTTGGTAGTGAACTTGTCCTCCAGCGATCTTACCGAAGCGACGGTCCCGGCCACGGTGACCATCCTCGCAGGTGAAAGCTCCGCCACCTTTGAGGTGAGCGCGGTCAATGACAGCTTCCCCGATGGCGACAAAGGGGTGACCCTCACGGCTGCTGCAGCGGACCTGTCCTCGGGTATCGATACCGTGACCGTCACTGACGATGGCGATGTTATCACCACCAAACTGGTGCTGACGGAAATTCAGTCTAACCAATCGGAAACAACCCCTGGTGATGTGAGCGATTACTGGGAGCTGACCAACTTCGGCACTGAAGCTGTGGATCTTGCGGGTTACGGCTGGCATGACAGTGGTCGCTCCGCTGCAACTGCAGCTTCTTATGTGCTGCCTGGCGGTTCCACCATTGATGCTGGTGAATCGGTCATCTTCACGACGGCTTCTCCGACGGCCTTCCGTGCTTGGTGGGGGCTGGATGAGACTGTGAAGGTGTTCCAAACCATTGGCGCTCCTGGTCTCGGCCAAAACGACGGTGTTTCCCTATTCGAAAGCGGTGGCAATGAGTTGTTCTTCTTCAGCTATGCTGCCAGCGGGTTCACGCGTGAAGATGGTAATGCTTCCGTGGGTGGCCATGCCGGTCCTTCGGCAGGTGGTTCGGCTGATTCAGTGGCGCTGATCTGGGTGCCCACGTCTGGCACAGAGAGCCCTCGCTACACAGCAGCCACGGGCAGCAATTATGGAAGCTTCCAGGCAGCTGTCGGCACGGATCTGGGTTCTCCTGGTCGCACCGTGGCACCTCCTTCGCCGACCGTGACCCAAGGCCCGCTGAAGTTAGCTCGTGTTTCCACGCTCCATTTAGCGGGTGCTGAAATCTCGGCTTACGATGCGGCCAGCAAGCGTGTCTTTGTGACCTCGAGTTCTGGGCTTCAGGTGGTGGACATCACGAATCCGGCCGTTCCTCATTTGCTTGAGACCCTCACTTTCACGGATGCTCCGGTCAGCTTGAATTCCTCGGATGTAACCAGCGTGGATGTCTTCAACGGCATTGTGGCGGTCGCCGTCCCCAATGCGGATAAAACTCAGCGTGGTCATGTGGTGTTCCTGAATGCCGCGGACAGCTCCTTCATCAGCAAAGTGCAGGTAGGGTATCTGCCAGACCAGGTCACTTTCAGCCCCGATGGTCGCAAGGTGCTGACGGCTGATGAAGGTGAATATCAACTCGGTGGCACGGATCCAAACCCAGGCACCGTGAGCATCATCGATGTCTCCGCAGGCTTCGAAGCCCCGACGGTGGCGACAGCGGACTTCACGGCTTTCGATGCCCAAGCCGCCGCGTTGAAGGCCGCTGGGGTGCGCATCTTTGAAGAATCGAGCGTGTTGCGTCTGCCTTCTCTGGACTTCGAGCCTGAATATGTTGCGGTTTCTCCCGATAGTACCAAGGCCATGGTGACTCTTCAAGAGGCCAATGCTGTGGCCATTTTGGATATCGCAACGGCGACCTTCACAGACGTTCTGCCCTTGGGTGAGAAGGATTTCTCCACCCTGTTGGCCGACTTCAGTGATCGGGACGGACCCAGCTCCAGCAATCTGATCAATCTCACGACGGGGAACCCTGTTTTCGGTCTCTACATGCCGGATAGCATCTCCTCCTTCAAGGCGGGTGGCCAAACCTACTATGTGATCGCGAACGAAGGCGATGACCGCAATGACTTCCTGACCAGTCCGACCGAGACGACGACGGTAGGCAATGCGGGTTATGTGCTTGATCCGACCGTGTTTCCAAATGCCGCTGAGTTGAAAAACACTGCCAAGATGGGCCGTCTGACGGTCTCCAATTCTCCCGGATTGCGTGGCGACACGGACAATGACGGTGATGTGGATCGCATTCTCATGTATGGAGCTCGTTCCTTCTCCATCTTGGATGCCGAAGGCAACATGATCTATGACAGTGGAGATGACATCGAAACCACCATGGCCGCGATCGGTGCTCCGCAGTTCGACGATGCACGTAGTGACAACAAAGGCCCAGAACCGGAAGGCATCGAGATCGGTGTCATCGATGGCCGCACCTACGCCTTTGTGGGCCTTGAACGTCATCGCACGATCATCATCTATGACGTGACCAATCCTGCCAGCGTGACTCGTGCTGGATTGGTGAGCTTCCCAGATGATCTGAACCCTGAGGGGATTCAATTCATCCCTGCTGCCAAATCCCCCAACGGGATTCCGATGATCGCGGTCACCAACGAGTCCAGCAATACGTTGACCTTCTTCAGTGTGCAGTCGGCGAACTTCACCCTTCAGGTCTTGCACTTGGCGGATGCAGAAGCCGGCTTATTGGCCGCTGAAACCGCACCTCATTTGGCAGCTCTCGTGGATGCTTTTGATGATCAGTATGACAATACCCTGATCCTGGCCGGTGGTGATAACTTTATCCCAAGCCCCTTCCTCAATGCAGGCACCGATCCCTCCTTGAACAACGTGCCAGGCATCGGCTCCACCGCCTTTGCCCGCCCCGATATCGCCATTCATAACTTCATCGGTGTTGAAGCTTCGGCCATCGGTAACCATGAGTGGGACCTCGGCACGGCGGTCTTCACGGGAGCCATTGCACCTGCGGGAGCGTGGGGTGGAGCTTTGTTCCCACATATTTCGTTAAACCTGGATTTCTCGGGTGACAGTGCGGCCAATGCACGCTTCACCGATATCCCTCTGGATGGCACCACAAGCCTGATTCCTGAAGCTGAACTGAGCAACGGGCGCATTGTCCCCACGGCGGTGATTGTCAAAGGCGGCGAGAAGATCGGTATCGTGGGTGTGACCACTCAGCTGATCGAGAGCATCTCGTCCCCGAGTGGCACCGAAGTGAAAGGTTTCCCGACTGGCACCGGAGCCAATGGTGAAACGGACAACATAGATCTGTTGGCCAATCAGGTTCAGCCTTATGTGAATGAACTGATCGCGGAAGGGGTGAACAAAATCATCCTGCTTTCTCACCTGCAGCAGCTCTCCAACGAGCGCAGTCTGGCGACCAAACTCCATGGCGTGGACATCATTCTGGCCGCTGGTTCCAACACACGTCTCGGCGACGCGGATGATGTGGCGGTGGCCTTCCCAGGACATTCGGCCAACTTTGCAGACACTTACCCGATCATCACCGCAGGCACCGATACTAAGACCACGTTGATCGTGAATACCGACAACGAGTTCACCTATCTGGGGCGCTTGGGCGTGGAGTTCGATGAGAATGGTGAAATCATCCTAGAGAGCGTGACCGATCGTGTAGGAACCAACGGCGCTTATGCCTCCACCGCTGCCAATGTGGCCGCTGCTTGGAACGTGAGTGAGGATGATCTCAGCACGACAGCTTTCGCCTCTGGCACCAAGGGCGCTGCGGTCAAAGCCATCACCGATGCGGTGCAGGCGGTGATCAATGCCAAAGACGGCATGGTCTATGGCTACACCAACGTGTATCTGGAAGGTGAGCGTAACTTTGTGCGCAGCGAGGAAACCAACTTCGGGAGCATGTCGGCTGATGCCAATGCCGTCTTGCTGCGTGACCGTATTGATAGCGCGATCCCGATCGTCTCCCTGAAGAACGGCGGCGGCATTCGTGCCCAGATCGGAGCGGTGTCCAGTGCTGGCGGTAGCTCGGTGAAGTTGCCTCCTCCGGCTAACCCAGCAGTCGGCAAGGCTGAAGGGGGTATCTCGCAGCTCGATATTGAAAACGCACTGCGCTTCAACAACCGTCTGATGACCTTCGAAACGACTCCTCAGGGTCTGAAGGCCATTCTGGAGCATGGTGTGGCTCTTTGGCCTAACCAAGGACGTTTCCCACAAGTGGGGGGTGTGGCTTTCGCTTGGGATCCCGATCTGCCCGCCAATAGCCGAGTGGTTTCCATCGCCCTGATTGATGAGAGCAACAAGATCAAGGTGACTCTCTACAAGAACGGCACTTACAACCCATCGGCTCCGGCGGTCATCCAGATGGTGACGCTGAACTTCCTGGCCAACAATGGCGACGGTTATCCGATGAAGGCCAATGGCAGCAACTTCCGCTACCTGCTGGAAGACGGTTCTCTCGGTCCGATCATTGCCAATGAAGAACTCGACTTTACCGTCACTCCACAGCTTCCGGCCAATGCTTTGGGCGAGCAAAAGACCTTGGCGGATTACCTCACCAGCCGTCATGCCACTCCGGCCACGGCTTATAACTTGGCCGATACCCCGGCTTTCGGTGACTTCCGCATTCAGAACCTGAACTTCCGCATGGATACAGTGGTTCCGTTTGAAGTGGCTCAGGACAGCGATGGCGATGGTATCTCGGACAATGATGAATTGGCCGCAGGCACCAACCCAAATGCCAGCGACACGGATGGAGATGGTATCTCCGATGCGGATGAAATCGCATTCGGCACTCACCCCGCGGCGATGCTGCGCGTCGGTGATGTGGTCAGCATGAATCTCAGCAGCTTGCTGGAAGATGAAGATCACGTTCTTGCTCTGGTCGGGAAGCTCCCTGGCGGCCTTGTTTTCAATGCGACGAACAACACCATTACAGGCAAGGTGACCGGTGCTCCCGGCAGCTATGCGCTGCAGTTCATGGAGAAGGATGGCAAGGTAATCGTTGGTTCGGACGCATTGACCCTGAACGTGCTGGCCTTCCCAGCGGTGCTTCTGGGTGGTTATGAATCCCTTCTGGAAACGGAAGAGGGTCAGCCACAAGGATTGCTGCGCATGACGGTCTCCGGTGCGGGCAGCTACTCGGCCGCTCTGGAGTATGCAGGCACGACACGTCGTTCGACCAAGGGTAGTTTTGCGCTGACTCAAGGCTCTTCCACCGCTGAGGTGGAGCTGACCTTCAAGGCCGCGAAGAACGTGCCTGCGCTGACCGCCACGGTGGAGATCGATACGCAGTCACCGCTGACCAGCGGTTCTTATGAGGCCGGTGCAGTCACAGGCACCCAGCGCGGTTTCCGCCTGACGGCTAAGAACGCGAATCCGCCGGTGGCACAGAAGATCGTCACAGCCTTCGATGCAGGTGAGCAGGATGGCATCGCCTACCCCGCTGGCATCGGTTGGGCGAAGGGCAGCGTCAGCAAGACCGGAGTCATCAAAGTGAAAGGGCTCTTAGGAGATGCCCAGAGTGTGACCCTCAGTGTGAATCTCTCCGCGACCGGTCAAGCTCTCCTGTGGGCTCAGCCTTACAAGAACAAAGCTTCCTACATCGGAGGTGTGGTCACCCTGGGTAATCTCGGCCAGCCGCTGAACCTGCCTCAACGTTTGCCCGAAGGTCTGGAGTGGTTCAAAGCCGCCGATAGCAAGGAACTGAGCTACCCCGCCGGGTTTGCCGAACCACTGGAGGTGACCGCTAAGGTGAGCCGCTTTGCGCCGACCAGGACCGCCACCGAACTCGCCACAAGCCTGGGTCTCACGAATAGCCTAATGGAAGTGGAAATCTTTGGTTCCGGTCTCTCCAATGCCGCACCGAATGACTCGCCGGTGCTGCCGACCCAATTCACCTTGGACAGCAAGTTCAAGCTCACGGCCACTACCACCGCGCCTGTCTCATGGACCGGTTCCGTCGCCAAAGCCGACGGCGGCTTCACCGGCACGTTCAGTCTTCCTGCGGGGGAGGAAAATCTCGCTGGTAAGGCAGCCACCACAGGAGTTCTTCTTCAGGACGAGTCCTTTGAAGAGACAGTGGGCGCAGGTTTGATCAAAGTGCCTGTGGCAGGAGCTAAAAAGGCTTTCCGCACGGCGGCACTGATCTTGGAACAGTAA
- a CDS encoding metal ABC transporter permease, translating into MSADLPSLADFLSEPIAKRALLACLMIGFANGFVSAFVVLRKSALKVGTLSHALLPGIALAVLMVGLSQWSALAGAIFAALIVGLGSIFLSRTSRLDQDTSMGILYTTAFAGGYLILTQLNVRQKLDEWLFGSIVGMADSDMWIAFGISALAVLTLTALQRPLLIYLFEPNIAASLGVPVRFLNYATFGITILVLISSLQAVGCILSVGLMVAPAATVYLLTNNARALFWGGGLIGAFGSVAAFFLSYPLGWSVSASIIVVLGGLFLLAYIFSPRYGLFSRRGRV; encoded by the coding sequence ATGTCTGCCGACCTTCCATCTCTTGCGGATTTCCTTTCTGAACCCATCGCCAAGCGGGCGCTGCTCGCCTGTTTGATGATTGGGTTCGCCAATGGCTTCGTCAGCGCGTTCGTCGTATTGAGAAAGTCAGCCCTCAAAGTGGGGACGCTTTCACACGCGTTGCTGCCGGGCATTGCCCTCGCCGTCTTGATGGTGGGCCTGAGCCAGTGGAGTGCTCTCGCCGGGGCGATTTTCGCGGCCTTGATCGTGGGGTTGGGTTCGATCTTTCTTTCGCGCACCTCTCGCTTGGATCAAGACACCTCCATGGGCATTCTTTACACCACGGCCTTTGCTGGGGGGTATCTGATTCTCACGCAGTTAAATGTACGGCAGAAGCTCGATGAATGGCTCTTTGGCAGCATCGTCGGCATGGCAGATAGTGACATGTGGATCGCTTTTGGCATCAGTGCTTTAGCCGTATTGACCTTGACGGCGCTCCAGCGTCCCTTGCTGATCTACCTGTTTGAGCCGAACATCGCGGCCAGTTTGGGGGTGCCGGTGCGCTTTTTGAATTACGCCACGTTTGGCATCACCATTCTCGTGCTCATTTCATCTCTTCAAGCGGTGGGCTGCATTCTCAGTGTGGGGCTGATGGTGGCCCCTGCGGCCACGGTGTATCTGCTCACCAACAACGCACGCGCTTTGTTTTGGGGCGGGGGCTTGATTGGAGCCTTTGGCTCCGTGGCAGCTTTCTTTCTCAGCTACCCATTAGGTTGGTCCGTCAGTGCCAGTATCATCGTGGTGCTCGGCGGGCTTTTCCTATTGGCCTACATCTTCAGTCCTCGATACGGACTTTTCAGCCGTCGAGGCCGAGTTTGA